One window from the genome of Pyxicephalus adspersus chromosome 6, UCB_Pads_2.0, whole genome shotgun sequence encodes:
- the CCNB1IP1 gene encoding E3 ubiquitin-protein ligase CCNB1IP1, giving the protein MSVCDDLLLCNFPKCRIKLSGRAWVTACSHIFCDQHGSGEFSRTPAVCPACTSTLSSKLDIVRTELSPSEEQKAIMLAGLRPEIVLDICSRALAFWTYQVYQERLYQEYNYSKAEGHLKQVEKMYTHQLQSKDAEMAAMKGEVNSLKKILEEYKRKYSELSEKLMERNRQYNKLQGMYDGLRLLNMAAANRETNGERVHLDQFMGNRFPAARTPPMRSCDVEFRPQNIFCTSPFIDTGNCSFASPGHRTDQQNMASSRAFKVVRM; this is encoded by the exons ATGTCGGTGTGTGATGACCTCCTGCTGTGCAATTTTCCTAAGTGCAGGATAAAGTTATCTGGTCGGGCCTGGGTCACAGCTTGTTCACATATATTCTGTGACCAGCATGGAAGCGGAGAGTTTAGCCGAACTCCTGCTGTGTGTCCAGCCTGTACTAGCACTCTCTCCAGTAAGCTAGATATTGTCCGAACCGAGTTGAGCCCTTCTGAGGAACAGAAAGCCATAATGTTGGCAGGGCTACGCCCTGAGATCGTTCTAGATATTTGTTCTCGTGCTTTGGCCTTCTGGACCTACCAG GTATACCAGGAGCGGTTATACCAGGAATATAATTACAGCAAAGCAGAAGGACATCTGAAACAGGTGGAAAAAATGTACACTCATCAATTACAAAGCAAGGATGCAGAGATGGCTGCAATGAAAGGTGAAGTAAactctttaaagaaaatcttggaagaatacaaaagaaaatacagcGAACTCTCAGAAAAACTGATGGAGCGCAATAGGCAGTATAATAAGCTCCAGGGAATGTACGATGGGCTGAGACTCCTAAACATGGCGGCGGCTAACAGAGAGACAAATGGAGAGAGAGTTCATCTGGACCAATTTATGG GAAACAGGTTTCCAGCTGCTAGAACACCACCAATGAGATCATGTGATGTGGAATTTCGACCTCAGAACATCTTCTGTACCTCACCTTTTATTGACACAGGAAACTGCAGCTTTGCATCCCCTGGACATAGAACAGACCAACAAAACATGGCTTCATCCAGGGCTTTTAAAGTTGTAAGGATGTAA